A region from the Ptychodera flava strain L36383 chromosome 12, AS_Pfla_20210202, whole genome shotgun sequence genome encodes:
- the LOC139145527 gene encoding F-box only protein 39-like, giving the protein MPSFWSERRSSMRSMSSFNCIEAKRGVRMTSYAEYLFRQGSARAQWGRLPATVLTEVFLHLDDQARGRAGVVNKHWYNIYKTPRLWRRRSFKLNGTFRDQRALKYARSLGRYLVYCFLTCSIHSDRFARRFQKSLTSYLHCLFQLKANLKEFAFTQLELDRYFKDVFVRVKMIRSLTRFLRSQKQLVYFDMTSSWMNEIEGYQVLDALTLKCHSTVEYLHLEDYFGSHIPVYRSSDFLEIMSRFRSLKVINLNYNCLSNALLLRLAENCGSALRTFNIKCFKEDPYTQLIWASSWGELKNACRKLSVCICFDGVFAYETVKRILSSAIPLTHVDMFGDNEDDSFDPDLTMRYLARNYHATLQEVHIDVQPGSREVGQGLLKLVRECQRLYQLEVKAMVVDLFSLHQMFKILRDKQEQGQQRPQLELFKLIVNNMPLEYYEQMATVFQEFQSFFQEYHLEYHFQGYDHLGFPVVDM; this is encoded by the coding sequence ATGCCAAGTTTCTGGTCAGAAAGGAGATCAAGTATGCGATCAATGTCATCCTTTAATTGTATTGAGGCAAAGAGGGGCGTGCGAATGACATCCTATGCAGAGTATTTATTCCGACAGGGCTCGGCACGTGCCCAGTGGGGGCGCCTTCCAGCGACAGTTCTTACGGAGGTATTCCTTCACCTGGATGACCAAGCCAGGGGGAGAGCCGGAGTTGTCAACAAACACTGGTACAATATCTACAAGACGCCCCGTTTGTGGCGGCGGCGGAGTTTTAAGCTCAACGGCACCTTTCGCGACCAGCGGGCCCTGAAGTACGCTCGAAGTCTGGGACGCTACCTCGTGTACTGTTTCTTGACTTGCAGCATTCACAGCGACCGCTTCGCTAGGCGGTTTCAGAAATCGCTCACCAGCTACCTGCACTGTCTTTTCCAACTCAAGGCGAACTTGAAAGAATTCGCCTTCACGCAACTGGAACTTGATCGCTATTTCAAGGATGTCTTCGTCCGCGTCAAGATGATCAGATCTTTGACGAGGTTCTTGCGGTCGCAGAAGCAGTTGGTATACTTTGACATGACGTCATCCTGGATGAATGAAATTGAAGGGTATCAGGTATTGGACGCCCTGACTCTCAAGTGCCACTCCACTGTTGAGTACCTTCACCTGGAGGATTATTTCGGCTCTCATATTCCCGTTTATCGCTCGTCAGACTTCTTGGAGATAATGTCACGTTTCCGTTCCTTGAAAGTCATCAATCTCAACTATAACTGTCTTTCGAACGCCCTGCTGCTTCGGCTGGCAGAAAACTGCGGCAGCGCCCTGAGGACTTTCAACATCAAGTGCTTCAAAGAGGACCCTTACACGCAGCTCATTTGGGCCAGCTCCTGGGGCGAGCTCAAGAACGCCTGCAGGAAGCTATCGGTTTGTATCTGCTTCGACGGCGTCTTCGCTTACGAGACCGTCAAGAGGATACTGTCGTCGGCGATTCCCCTGACCCATGTGGACATGTTCGGCGACAACGAAGACGACAGCTTCGATCCGGACCTGACTATGAGGTATTTGGCGCGCAACTACCACGCCACCTTGCAGGAGGTCCACATCGACGTGCAGCCGGGATCTCGCGAAGTCGGCCAGGGTCTCTTGAAGCTCGTCCGAGAGTGTCAGCGGCTTTATCAGCTCGAGGTAAAAGCCATGGTGGTAGACCTCTTCTCGCTGCACCAGATGTTCAAGATCCTCAGAGACAAGCAGGAGCAGGgacaacagcgccctcaacttGAACTCTTCAAACTGATCGTGAACAATATGCCGTTGGAATACTACGAGCAGATGGCCACTGTATTCCAGGAATTCCAGAGCTTTTTCCAGGAATATCACCTGGAGTATCACTTTCAGGGTTATGATCATCTCGGGTTTCCGGTCGTTGATATGTAA
- the LOC139145528 gene encoding uncharacterized protein, whose protein sequence is MAADFQFTLVFFLSAVYVSESASVLQNYYQIPLPRRPLGYVYDNGASTAPVQIDLFVCLLCPDNNSSLSTALEVADHYGPRLVRLTLHGYPVPYLKGSFLAAQATRAVNELDRSKTVQYMQEVLNNQDQIKGSGENVSDAEITEILIGQATKLGISRGDFLGKFEDSATNQLCRYELQMANSRGIYAAPWFFVNGITVIDFKPIWTIHDWTAILDPLLTDYEEPDPENPLPTCLPGEPGCDLEPDRPVPCSGSTLSCSVGLVAISLLWTLRQRDEEL, encoded by the exons ATGGCGGCTGATTTTCAGTTTACGTTGGTTTTCTTCTTGAGCGCAGTTTACGTGAGTGAAAGCGCCTCCGTGCTGCAGAACTACTACCAAATTCCTCTGCCCCGTCGCCCGCTCGGCTATGTGTACGACAACGGCGCGTCGACGGCGCCCGTGCAAATCGACCTGTTCGTGTGTCTGCTTTGCCCTGACAACAACAGCTCGCTGTCGACGGCGCTGGAAGTGGCGGATCACTACGGCCCGCGGCTCGTGAGGCTGACCCTGCATGGCTATCCTGTACCGTACTTGAAGGGTTCCTTCCTGGCAGCTCAG GCCACCCGTGCTGTTAACGAGTTGGACCGATCGAAGACAGTGCAATACATGCAAGAAGTGCTGAACAATCAAGACCAAATCAAGGGATCAGGCGAAAACGTCAGCGATGCGGAAATTACAGA GATATTGATCGGACAGGCCACAAAACTTGGTATATCTCGTGGAGACTTTTTGGGCAAATTTGAAGACAGCGCCACCAATCAACTTTGCCGATACGAGTTACAGATGGCAAATTCAA GAGGAATCTACGCAGCGCCATGGTTTTTCGTGAATGGAATAACCGTCATCGACTTCAAACCAATTTGGACAATACACGATTGGACAGCGATTCTTGATCCGTTATTGACTGACTATGAAGAACCAGAC CCTGAAAACCCTCTGCCTACCTGCTTACCCGGTGAACCTGGCTGTGACTTGGAGCCTGATCGACCTGTACCATGTTCCGGGAGTACTTTATCTTGTTCGGTTGGTTTGGTTGCCATCTCACTGCTGTGGACCCTGAGGCAGAGGGATGaggaattgtga
- the LOC139146130 gene encoding histone H2B, gonadal-like, protein MPAKTSGKAAKKAGVSKAARTGDKKRKRRRKESYGIYIYKVLKQVHPDTGVSSKAMSIMNSFVNDIFERIAAEASRLANYNKRSTITSREIQTAVRLLLPGELAKHAVSEGTKAVTKYTSSK, encoded by the coding sequence ATGCCTGCAAAAACTAGTGGTAAAGCTGCCAAGAAGGCCGGTGTCAGCAAAGCAGCACGTACTGGAGATAAGAAGAGAAAGAGACGAAGGAAGGAAAGCTATGGTATCTACATCTACAAAGTGTTGAAACAAGTCCACCCCGATACTGGCGTCTCCTCCAAAGCCATGTCAATCATGAACAGCTTTGTCAACGACATCTTCGAGCGTATCGCTGCTGAAGCATCTCGATTGGCCAACTACAACAAGCGTTCCACCATCACCAGCAGAGAGATCCAGACGGCTGTTCGTCTCTTGCTACCCGGTGAGCTTGCCAAGCACGCCGTCAGTGAGGGCACCAAAGCCGTAACCAAATACACAAGCTCAAAGTAA